The nucleotide window ctatacattcctacctctgttaaagatattttgtgtattgtcacaatttaaagtcatagtccttttactgtacatttgcttacagactgtttgccttatttataggaagcttagtccttaggttgtttaggtagataagacttacatagttattgtcacctatgcttgtcatctctataattatgttagttaggttatccagatttataaatacataggtcagatggacaggtaatcttcaaacacttcatggacctagagaacatggcatttaaataacttagaattctgttgacgtgagacataattgctcctggcagcaccaatttgatcctgagagaatgtggggcttctaagacatttccatttggaagtttgtcttcttggcacaaaatggcctactgggcaaagaactgcccttgcctcaactgctgacagtacaaatgctgtcctttctggacaagcgggacacaaggaaagcgaccactatactttgccaagacagggtaagatggtctttcagaattcctgcttctgaaaatggtctgtcagatactctaggcctgtagccaatttgaatgcaccaatgatgctgagaaacattaggtgactgtccaggctgctagctgtctctgtctactcttgcaagactcccgaaagttgcttgcatccttctcccatttctcaggtattattatattccttctcaggtctttgatgaggttggagattagcagatatagttacaacttagtatatatacatatataatatcttagataggatatattaagtattagactcaggttctttaggataggacaccttttggaatgatctttgtaacacgccacctacccatgccctagacttccctggattttactatgtgttttttgcttgatattgtttgcacttattgtaattccaacttatctaggtcattatccctcattactcctggacaatatttgataaccatctctttgtatatagtcttgtattaggttagaattttcttatttagaacaaagggggagatgtagtggatagccatcccagcattggcctggaagttccaacccccattgaggcttcggtaatggtcacgcccacaaggcagggcagaggaggaagcagaagaccaaggattgggaagagggctctctcttggttcccagactctggatgctggaggtagaccgagcagagttctccagagaacactgccggactgcactatacccttgccagaccctgtaacctaccccttcatttgtaagttaccccacaaaataaacctcccttttaactacatggagtggccttaataatttcaccaatactcattTTTCATGACATTAGTTGATGTCAAAGCTAGGTCATTTTTCATGTCTGATTCACCATTTAAACTTTGACTTCATGGGTTCagcgtatatgtgtgtgtgtgtttgtgtctgtgtccttACACAGGTGTTGAAGTAAGAAAAGGCCCTCAGgtgttcttctctttctctgtcttatcagtggaaacaaggtctctcactgattcCAGAGCTAGCCCATTGATGAGTgaaccccagagatcctcctatgTCTTTTTCCTCATAGATCTGTTGTGGTGGGTGTGTAAGCACAGACAAACCCCATTTCTTTGTGTAAACTGGGGTTTTGCACTCTGGTCATATCTTTTGCATAGCGAGTGTTCTTACCCACAGATCATATTCTCAGCCTATAAATGTGGAGTTTTTATCCATCAGAAAACCCTTTACTCAGAAAGCATGGTACTGGAGCCCTGATGCAGGTTTAGCAGCCTTCTATGACTGAGTTGTAGAGTGTAGTGTGAACTGCATCCTCTTGGAGAAAGTCTCTGCCACACAACATAATAGTGACTCGTGGTTCTGATGGTAATATAGTCTCATATTGAGGACATTTACCCATCACTGAATAATCAAATAGTCACTATCCTCTCACACGTGGACCTTAAAAGCCTAATTATATCCTTTTCAGTGCTGATGAACACAAAGGGACTGACTGAGGAATAGCTATGGCTCACAATAATCTGGATACAGTAGAATATTGGATCATCTTTGAACATATGCCTTGAGAATGACATAAAGCTGTCCAAGAAGGAAATAAGCACAAAGAAGCCCATGAGCAGCAGGATGGTCCGGGTGGCCCTTTCCTCTGGAGATGCTCTTGGAGAAAGGCTGGTGCTGTGAAGATGCTGGGACTGCCTCTTGTGCCTGCACAGGAGAACCACCATGTACCCGCTGGAGAGTGCCATGAGACCAATAAAGAATGCTTCCCTGAAGATGAACAATGTGGACATTATGTATTTCACAGGGAAACTGAAGGGTAAAAAAGAGCAGGATTCGGTAATATACAGTAAGTGGTCTGAGGTCACATTAGGGGTGATAACTATGTAGATAAGAAGGTTACTGGAAATGGATGAATAGACAGAACAAAGGGCAAACAAGGACCATAAGCTGTGACAtggtgataatttttttttgaacctTGCTAAACAGGAGTATCGGGGGCTGAGAGTGACGGCCTGGAGAACACTCAGCAAGCAGGTGGCACAAAGGGAGAGACCCCTCAAAAATCTGTATAAGAAGACAAGAGATTTACATGTGATGTCATCCCATCCTTGATGAAATATGAACATATCTGTAGCTATAACACTCAGAACCAGCAGCATCAGTAGGTGGACTAAGGCCAAGAAGCCAATGGGCATGTCGGTGAGTCTGGGCTTGTGCTCACGACTGGACttaaggacatggaagaggagGATACTGTTGCCTGAGATCCCAATGCTTATCTCAAAGAAGAAGGTGTTTCCAATTTTAGTGTTAATGTACAGCTTGCTGCTCTGATTCATCTTATGATGTCAAGAAGCACAGAGCAAACCTCGTGGGGAAAAGCAAGAGATAGACTTCATCCCAGACAGCCTTGATCATGAATCTCAACCAAGGCTAGCACCTTGGGCAAACATATCAGTTCAGCCCAATTCGTCCTTCTCCATTGAAATCCTCTACTCCAGCTCACCCCAACCTTGTTGTTTGTCCTTTATGAGGCTCCCTTGTATACGAGTATTCATATAAAGTAACAACTGCTATGGGACACAGTACACACTGACTATCCCCTGCCTGCTGTGACAGCTTCCCTGGGAACTGGCCTTGTTATAATCTGCAGTTTTCTCATTGTCAGGTACACAAACAGCTGTTTTGGTGACTTTGAATTAGGAAGATTACATAAAACCAGAAATGCTACCTTTCTGAGGACAGTACGTCTGTGGGTTTGACATGGGCAGGGTCATATTTCAGTGCCCTCTTTACTCTGTTCATTTACTACTAAATAttcttaataaagttttattgcaaATGTTGAGAATTGTGATTTCTAAATATAGACTACTTCACATTCTACCCATGACCTGTCATTGTCTCAGAGTGTGACTTTGAACACTTTGAGGCTGAGTCCCAGTCACCTCTTCTAGACCATGTGGACAGCCATGTGCCTGTGTCTGGGATACATCATGAGTGACATAAGATGAAGTCTACACACCAGTCATGGAACTGTGTCCAGCACACGATGGTCTCTGTGAGGTGTTGGCGGCTGCTTTTCCCACGCATGGTTTATGCATGAGGCATGAGAGAGTTAAGGCAGCTCTGTTAATGACTGCTCAGCTTGGTCCATGcctgaaataaaaaaagacagaaatgggGGAAGAAAGCAAGAGCAATATGACGTCTGATAAGCCCTCTATAGAACTccaatgtacttttttttttctcaatcctGTTGTGTGTCTGTTCCCCTTGACCATGTCTCGGCACCAGTTAGCTCTTAATAGTTATCAAATATGAGCAAAAACCAAGTtctattttttctcctttaatatgAGAATTCAGAGTGGGTTCATGTGAATTCAAATAGAACTCCAGCTGCAACAACTTCAGGGCCATTCCAGCGTGTGGTTCTAAGGAAAGGAAAAGCACTTAGGCTAACATGAAAGGTAGACTCCTGAGGATTCTGACGTCATCTCTTCGAGTGAGCGGTGTTATTTCTCCAGACTCAAAGGTCCGGAGTCTAGAACTTATACCAGGGAGTTGGTCAAATGGTCTGTTGGCACAATGTCTCTAATAGATCGCATGCATTTGCTTTCATGTAGCATCATACAGACAGAGCAGGCAATGTGAGCAACAAgggtgggagtggtggtgcacactggtaGGATAAtcttaagaggcagagacaggaggatcacaacttTGAGTCTAGACAAGATACATATTTAATGGCTGGCTAATGGATCAGTGAGTATGAAAGTTTGGTCACCTGAGTCAgtggaaaggcagagagagaacgaACTACAAAGCTGTCTTCTAGCACACATAAGTACATTAACATTTCATCATTTTTGCAGTGAAATGgtattaaaagaaatattgtttaaaaatcaaGGTTGTAAGATGAAACTATTTTATAAATACTTAGACCATGTGACTCTAGCATCGGGtattaagggaaagaaaaaaattaaaattcataaacTTGAGTTTCTCTTGAAGAATTCAGAACTGTGATGAATAAtttgcaaaaaatatttttaaaagacaacttccaaaattaaaaatttaatagtATCATTAGAAGAGTTCATCATTTTGCAAGATAAATAGAATGGATATTCTACATAGCAATAGCATCTTGGGTAAATAAGTTTTATTGAATTGTTTCCATTTAACTGTGAAATTTTTCTATAACATATAAAGGTATTTCTCAGGTCCCAGGCACaatgagggagaaaggaaagattaaTTTTTCCAAAGTTAATTTTCTATACACATTCATTGTGTTTGAATTCTCTTGTAATGATCCTGGGAAAATCACAGTGAAGTGACAATAAGGGTTACAGTATTCTCCAAGTTCAGTGGAACACACTGTTACCAGTCCATGGGACATTTTGTAACTTCTGTATCCTTAAAGAACAGATGCTGGGCATACgtgcatgtttgtgtttgtgtgttgaagTACATCCATTTCATGTTAGATAGAGCACGCAATGAAACGCTCTAAAAAACTAGCTTGAAGGGGCTGGGGAATGGCTCcatggataagagcacttgttgaGCAAGCAGATAATCTGAGTTTGGGTCTCCAATACCCACATAAAAGACTAGCTTGGAAGCCAGAGAGAagacccagcagttaagagcacatactgctcttgcagagaactcagggTTGTTTCCCAGTATCCATATCAAGCAACTTAcaactgcctctgactccagctccaggggacctgacaccttacTGTGGACCCTGTGgacacctgcacatatgtgtgaaaacacaaacacccataattaaaaatgaaataaaaatctaaagCCAAGCTAATCTGAAACATACACGTTAGACTTGGTATTAGCATGTTATTCCCGTGGAATACTCATTTTTAGTTAATTCCTTTTAGTCTGAAAGCAAAGAGGAAagtaagagagaagagagagagaatcatgagTCTTACATGGTTATCTCACTGTCAAACTCCTGTATAATGTGTTTCATTGCCTGAAAAGCCACATGTTATGTggctttgcttttatttcatttttaattatgggtgtttgtgttttcacacatatgtgcaggcGTCCACAGAGTCCACAgtagggtgtcaggtcccctggagtggagtcagaggcagttgtaagctgcttgATGTGGATACTGGCAACCAAccctgagttctctgcaagagcagtatgtgctcttaactgctgggtctTCTCTCTGGCTTCCAAGCTAgtcttttatgtgggtgttggagagCCAAACTTCAGAAACGGCAGCCCTGCAGCCTGAAGCTCTTAGGAAAGTAAGGTACAGAGGCTGTGAACCCTCAGGGATGCCCCCAACATCGTGGCTTCAGGGATTCCTGCTCTGCACCAACTGGAAGAGCTTTTCTGGAGGTGGAATTCAACAGTAACAAGAGAAAGTTCTCCTCCTCTCTTCAGAACACAGCCCAAGGATGGGGACAGGATTTCATGTCATCAAGGGCACCAGCTCACCAGATGACACAAAATTCCCTCTGGTTGTCCACTATGTCCTCACTTTGCAGGGCACCCAGTTGTATCTGTTCAACTTCTACATCAAAATATATGTGGTGTCAAACTCTTTACCCATTACAAAGTAAATCTAGCAAAGAAAGGTGCTGCAATTCTGGGCTATTGTGTGCTTCTATAGAGAGCATTCTCAGAATTGTGTACCCTTCATGAAACAAGCCATAATGCATCTCCTAGCCTGTCCTGCTCTCCCAGATCAGGCTCTTTGACTCACATCTGCCTAGCTCAGCATGGTCTTTGTGGTTAGCAGACAAGACAGATAGATACTCTATGACCTCCACAGGTGACTTAAGAGGCACTTCTCAAACATAGAACTTGAGAGTGAATATGCTGGGATGGCCTATTATATCATGCAAAGAGAAAGGGTTGATGTCCTGAAACAAAGGATATAAGTGACTGGGAAATGATGCGGATTTGCAAAATAGGTACCACGTGGAGTGGTCacactggggaagaggaaggaaaggctttAGGGACAGAAGAGGAGAACAAAACACATCTGGAGCAAGAAATGTCCAGAAGAATCCTGAGCGTTCCTTGTTAGAACCGACTGTGAAGGCTTCAGCTGCTCAGGACATCAGAGTTAGAGCCCCTGTCCACCATGGAACCAGAAAGCCATGGCTGTAGGCACTGTGTCATCCTGCAGGTACCCAATCAGTCATGGACAACCTGAGAGCCACAGCATCACCAAATAGTCCTCAAACCAATGGCAGGTGCTCAGAACAATGATCTGACCTTGTGATCTGGAGGGAAGTGGAGAGTGGAGTGAGAGGAAGAAATGCTTCTGCAGTCCCAGTGCATGCTGGGTGTGTAGGGTCATGTGGGCGCACTGCATCCTGGGAGGAGATAGGCAGGAGTAATGTTCCTCCTCTGCAGCATGTGTACAGCCCACCCATGACCCGGTGCTGAAACTGTAAAGAGCATGGTTTACATTGGAGTTGAGGGATACCTGTCCACCCTTATGTTTATGAAACCATGTGCTTGATTTTTGCCATCTTCATACAGCtcacttctgttgttgttgttgttgttgttgttgttgttgttttaatctaAATTTGCAACTTACGatttttatcaataaagacttgggagtcagaagctGGGGTGAAAACCTTCTCAGAGGTTGaggagcaactagctgacctttcTCCTTAGCtggtgtctcagaaaacaagaccTTTTTCCACTGTTCCAATCCAAAAGGAACCACCAAACTCTccgtccctcccttctacttcctgtgcatttcTCTATCTGTCTTCCTGACTTCTTTACCTTCTATGACTACTTCCTGCCAACTagccactggctctgcctcctgacctcaggattttatttaattaacacagtCTTGGGGTAAccgtgtgatcaaatatcccacaaagCACCTTTACCATGTGGTCTTCACTCTCACCCCTGCTGGGAGACAATGCAAAATGAATGGGATGGTTTGGAAAGGGGAAACTGCTCCTGCCCCTTGCAAGGGGGTTTAGGATGAGATGGACCAGAACAGTATGCTCTGTGATATTCACAGTTCTACCTGGAAAGCTACAACtacactggagagatggttggtGCATCATGAAGGGAAAATCATCACCAGCAGATGCCAGCTCTGTGTTCAGAAAGCCCATGAAGTAAATCAACTTAAGCAACTTGATGAGCAGGAGCATGAGGAATATTCGGGCTAAGGAATGGCAGCTCTTTCTGGTTAGCCCTCACATTTGTTTTGTAATTGAAATGATTACAGGCCTTCCCAGGGCTCAAACCTGTAGCCAGAATGTTCATTAATGAGTTTACATACTCCTCCAGAAACTGAAGTAAATCAGCATTCTTCTAAGAtgcagaaagagaaatctgggagagctTGGTCACAGACACCACTTTCAGCCCTAGGAAACTCACATGGGCTGCAGAAGAACCTGTCTTCCTGACCCTCAATGCAGTCACCGCTGAGACTAACTTCTCCCTGGCTGGCTTTACTCTCCTTGTCATATGCACTGTATATGAGTAACAATAAAAGCATAGAGGTTTGAGTTTCTCTATCTAGAAAAGGATGCAGTTTGGAAAACATATGAAAGCTATGCACagagcaaaggaaatgaaagagatagTCTGTCCCATAGGCTTCtccaaagggaggaaagaaggaccATGAATTTCCACTAGCAGGGGGATTGGAAAGGATATTTATTTCAATTAATAGAACATGAAGATTGTTTCTCCCAAGCTCTGCAACTTACCAATTCCTGGTTCTTCAGGGTTCAGAGAGACCATCCacattctctgtgtgttcaatggTTAGTTGTCTGCAGCCTATCTCCACGGTCCCCTCCACTGGAATTTCTTAACTTATGAAGCGTGGGCAGGGACCAACACCACTAGTTGATAACTTCTGAAGGTAAATTGGGAGACAAATGTAATGAGAAAATATGGGTAGATATTTTGTAGCAATGAGAGAGTATCCTCTAAGATATGAAATTAGGGTGGAACTCACTTCTAAAGatcctgaaattatttttaattactgaaaCTCAGAAGTCACTTACAATACTTGCATTTGGGATATGACAATCACAGATGCTAAAAGGGTTTATACttaaaacatggaaagaaaaagtCAGTTCTTAAATGACTTGTTTgtgaaaatacacatatataacatgaATGCTGATACAGCTAGTCAACATGAATCTTTACATTCAAAATTAAATACAGATTTAAAATTAATGCAATATAATTGGAAGGTTCTAAATTACAGAAACAAATCCTACAATGGAAACCCCTCATTGCCCTTTGCACAGAACACAGTCCCTATGCCGAGAGGCTGTCAGAGCTCAGCATCTCTTCTCCAGATGCTGAAAACCTCCCTGAGCCCCACTGTTCCTCCTCCCACAGCCTGCCTGGGACCCGACCACATTCTGATTCTGCACTTGGGTGCAGAGCACTTACCCAGATGGACACGCAAGGGAGGACTCTGCCTGAGGAGATCTGCACAGGCTTGGGTTACTGGTGCATTtaatgtctctctgcagcctACAATTCTAATGTCTGTATGTGATTAAGATCCCACTGGGGAGCCCAGAAACATGGCATCCCTGGTGGGAATTTTGTCTGCCTCTTGGTTTTACTGCATTGCATCCTAGAAAACATCAAAcgggttgggggggaggggaggctgggctcaaactttTCTCATAAACTCCCATGGCACAGCTGCCAGAGGAATGAAAGGGTCACATCACACAGGCAACCCAAACTTCACTCATTCTTAACTTCATATGTAATTGGTCTCTACCTGTTTCAGACTTTTTAATTTCTCTGCCTTAGGATGAGGGGCTTTGGATGCTCCCATGAGTTGCCTATGGCTCTGAGAGTGCTCTCTCCAGTGTTGTGAATTAAGAAACGTCCATACTTTGCCCAAAGCTCCTAGCATTCACCATTCCCTCTGCCAGTGTCGGTACTGTCTGATGTGTGATTATTGTGTCTCATTGTGGCTTTTATGCTCTTCACCCATTTACATGAAGGAAGACTAAATCTTTCCCTTGCATAGTTTCCATATGtttatttgggaatttttaaaagtacttttattcttatttttaatttttgttttattgctgttgtgTGATGGCCTGGACGCCCTCCTGTAGCTCATGCTGACCTTgtactcacaatcctcctgtttcaaccTCAGCATTGCAGACTTGAGC belongs to Onychomys torridus chromosome 3, mOncTor1.1, whole genome shotgun sequence and includes:
- the LOC118580102 gene encoding vomeronasal type-1 receptor 48-like, with the translated sequence MNQSSKLYINTKIGNTFFFEISIGISGNSILLFHVLKSSREHKPRLTDMPIGFLALVHLLMLLVLSVIATDMFIFHQGWDDITCKSLVFLYRFLRGLSLCATCLLSVLQAVTLSPRYSCLARFKKKLSPCHSLWSLFALCSVYSSISSNLLIYIVITPNVTSDHLLYITESCSFLPFSFPVKYIMSTLFIFREAFFIGLMALSSGYMVVLLCRHKRQSQHLHSTSLSPRASPEERATRTILLLMGFFVLISFLDSFMSFSRHMFKDDPIFYCIQIIVSHSYSSVSPFVFISTEKDIIRLLRSTCERIVTI